A genome region from Defluviimonas aquaemixtae includes the following:
- a CDS encoding HlyD family secretion protein, whose protein sequence is MIRITAPQQSVVTELNVKNGDVVNNGDMLLSLSTELHSTAIGATQEEVVKGLKARRQSLRDEHEVTENLHVQEMAALEKRRENLTEDLALRERELELQGRRAEAATEALERLKPLVDTGNVLVQRIQELEQEQFDQLAQLQAMERDRIKARREFADLLAEIEAKPFQHRIKLAAIDREIASIEQSLAEAEARRQVVIVAPQAGTVTALQAELGGSVDSRFPLLSIIPRGSELEAELFLPSSARGFIRTGQDVLLRYQAFPFQKFGQYDGKISEIAPAAVPQSELAPGSPGISGATQLTEPIYLVKVKLALQNAIAYGEEIPLQPGMKLEANIKIETRKLYEWFLDPLFSMMGAQA, encoded by the coding sequence ATGATCCGTATCACCGCACCCCAGCAAAGCGTGGTCACAGAACTAAATGTTAAGAACGGTGATGTGGTCAATAATGGCGACATGCTATTATCACTGTCCACCGAGCTTCACAGCACCGCAATCGGAGCTACACAGGAAGAAGTCGTAAAAGGCTTGAAGGCGCGCAGACAGAGTCTGCGGGACGAACACGAGGTCACTGAAAATCTGCATGTCCAGGAGATGGCAGCGCTCGAAAAGCGGCGCGAAAATCTGACCGAGGATCTGGCCCTGCGTGAACGGGAACTCGAACTGCAGGGCCGTCGGGCCGAGGCCGCGACCGAGGCGCTCGAACGGCTGAAACCTCTGGTCGATACGGGCAACGTCCTTGTGCAACGAATTCAGGAACTGGAGCAGGAACAGTTCGATCAGCTCGCACAGCTGCAGGCGATGGAACGCGACCGCATCAAAGCTCGCCGCGAATTCGCCGATCTTCTGGCCGAGATCGAGGCGAAACCATTTCAGCATCGGATAAAACTAGCGGCAATCGACCGCGAGATCGCCTCGATTGAGCAATCTCTGGCCGAAGCAGAGGCACGCAGACAGGTTGTCATCGTTGCGCCGCAAGCCGGGACCGTCACCGCGCTTCAGGCCGAACTGGGCGGAAGCGTGGACTCCCGGTTTCCTCTGCTCAGTATCATACCGCGCGGCTCCGAGCTGGAAGCCGAGCTCTTCTTGCCAAGCAGCGCGCGTGGTTTCATCCGCACCGGTCAGGACGTATTGTTGCGCTATCAGGCGTTCCCGTTTCAGAAATTCGGGCAGTATGACGGCAAGATTTCCGAAATCGCCCCCGCGGCGGTGCCGCAGAGTGAGCTCGCGCCGGGCTCACCCGGGATCTCAGGGGCCACACAACTCACCGAGCCGATCTATCTGGTCAAGGTCAAGCTCGCGCTTCAGAACGCCATCGCCTACGGCGAGGAGATACCGCTTCAGCCGGGAATGAAGCTTGAGGCGAACATCAAGATTGAAACCCGCAAGTTGTACGAGTGGTTTCTCGATCCCCTGTTTTCCATGATGGGGGCGCAGGCATGA
- the pqqC gene encoding pyrroloquinoline-quinone synthase PqqC, which yields MSAARAAFEARLRRIGEERYHDRHPFHALLHSGGCTIDQVRAWVVNRYYYQCRIPMKDAAFMSRVEDPALRRAWRSRIEDHDGSEAREGGIARWLKLAEAVGLDPEYVASAKGVLPATRFAVDAYVRFVRDEPLLKAVASSLTELFAPKIHAERIAGLLEHYEFATSETISYFRHRLNEAPKDVQFGLTWVLDHAVTPADQDAAAAALTFKTDVLWAQLDALYSAYIAPGNIPPGAWRPGEGLAP from the coding sequence ATGTCCGCCGCGCGCGCCGCCTTCGAGGCCCGCCTACGCCGCATCGGCGAGGAGCGCTACCACGACCGCCATCCCTTCCACGCTTTGCTGCATTCGGGCGGTTGCACGATCGACCAGGTGCGGGCCTGGGTGGTAAATCGGTACTACTACCAATGCCGGATCCCGATGAAGGACGCGGCCTTCATGAGCCGCGTCGAGGATCCGGCCCTACGCCGCGCGTGGCGGTCTCGGATCGAGGATCACGACGGCAGCGAGGCCCGCGAAGGCGGCATCGCGCGCTGGCTAAAGCTGGCTGAAGCGGTCGGGCTCGATCCGGAATATGTCGCCTCGGCCAAGGGTGTCCTTCCTGCGACGCGTTTCGCGGTAGACGCTTATGTGCGATTCGTGCGTGATGAGCCGCTGCTCAAGGCGGTGGCCTCTTCGCTCACCGAGCTCTTCGCGCCGAAAATTCATGCCGAGCGCATCGCCGGGCTGCTGGAGCACTACGAATTCGCTACGTCCGAGACGATCAGTTATTTCCGCCACCGGCTGAACGAGGCGCCGAAGGATGTTCAGTTCGGGCTCACCTGGGTGCTTGACCACGCGGTGACGCCAGCCGATCAGGATGCGGCGGCGGCGGCGCTGACGTTCAAGACCGACGTGCTCTGGGCGCAGCTCGATGCGCTCTATTCGGCCTATATCGCGCCGGGAAACATCCCGCCCGGCGCCTGGCGGCCCGGCGAGGGGCTTGCACCATGA
- the pqqA gene encoding pyrroloquinoline quinone precursor peptide PqqA: MSWTKPKAVEIRCGMEINMYGPAEDDERDLF; this comes from the coding sequence ATGAGCTGGACGAAGCCGAAAGCAGTCGAAATTCGCTGCGGCATGGAGATCAACATGTACGGGCCGGCCGAGGACGACGAGCGCGATCTGTTCTGA
- the pqqB gene encoding pyrroloquinoline quinone biosynthesis protein PqqB — MLLTVLGAGAGGGLPQWNCGCRNCRDARNGRLPRMTQSSVAVSVNGEDWVVLNASPDARDQLDRTPSLHPPGLRGSPIRAVVLTNADVDHVAGLLTLREKTGFSVFASAEILAALEDNPIFGVLDPALVERQTIVLDTSFTPTAGLTITPFAVPGKVALYLEDEAPDTEAMGEQTIGLCLEEDQSRVYYVPGCATIPDWLVQRLSDADLLLFDGTVWEDAEMEATGTGTKTGARMGHVAMNGHRGSLARLAPLTNGRKVFVHINNTNPVLQPDGPERRTIEAAGWTIAQDGMEFRL, encoded by the coding sequence ATGCTCCTGACCGTGCTGGGCGCAGGTGCCGGCGGCGGTCTTCCTCAATGGAACTGCGGATGCCGGAACTGCCGCGACGCGCGGAACGGCCGACTGCCACGGATGACGCAGTCCTCCGTGGCGGTTTCCGTGAACGGTGAAGATTGGGTGGTATTGAATGCGTCGCCGGACGCGCGCGATCAACTTGATCGAACACCATCCCTGCATCCGCCCGGGCTGCGCGGCAGTCCGATCAGGGCCGTGGTGCTGACGAACGCTGATGTCGATCATGTCGCGGGTCTCCTGACACTGCGTGAGAAAACCGGCTTCTCGGTCTTCGCCTCGGCCGAGATCCTCGCGGCGCTCGAAGACAATCCGATCTTCGGCGTGCTCGATCCTGCGCTTGTTGAGCGGCAAACGATTGTGCTCGACACGTCGTTCACTCCGACCGCGGGGTTGACGATCACTCCGTTTGCCGTGCCTGGCAAGGTCGCGCTCTATCTTGAGGACGAGGCGCCGGATACAGAAGCGATGGGCGAACAGACGATCGGTCTCTGCCTCGAGGAAGATCAATCGCGGGTTTACTACGTGCCGGGCTGCGCCACGATCCCCGACTGGCTGGTTCAAAGGTTGTCCGACGCCGATCTTCTCTTGTTTGACGGGACAGTCTGGGAGGATGCCGAGATGGAGGCCACCGGCACGGGCACGAAAACCGGCGCGCGGATGGGCCATGTCGCGATGAACGGGCACAGGGGCAGCCTCGCGCGTCTCGCGCCGCTCACAAACGGTCGCAAGGTTTTCGTGCATATCAACAACACCAATCCGGTTCTGCAGCCGGACGGTCCGGAACGGCGGACAATCGAGGCGGCGGGCTGGACGATCGCCCAGGATGGAATGGAGTTTCGGCTATGA
- a CDS encoding peptidase domain-containing ABC transporter → MNILEGVSFGVGRRLPMVLQTEAAECGVACLTMLAGYFGHHADLSDLRRRFGLSLKGATLTDIIRVADQIEMATRSVRLEMDELHLLKLPCLVHWDLNHFVVLKSVGRKQLVVHDPAVGIRYISRDEFSKHFTGVAVEVTPTGKFASNAPAPRVRIRDMLGRLVGFKRSLLQLLILAFAIEMFAILSPLFMQWVVDQAIVSADFDLLNVLVFGFLMVMLIRISIQAMRGWMLMVLGASLKVQARTNLFSHLINLPAPFFEARHLGDVMSRFESQDSILQALTTELIESLLDGIMVVFTLVIMILYAPLLAGIVVIGAFLYLLLRWASYTPLRQASAEAIVWSAKRDSHFLESLRGIKTIKLFNSQDRRRSHWLYLLVESVNRQLTTQKLRLFFRTSRSLLIGTLAIIVIWLGALRVMENEMSVGMLLAFISYKDQFLSRTGALIDRLVDLTMLKLHAERLADIALTDREPEDEQPGGVRPISAPVSVEVKGLRFRYSENDPFVLDGIDFKIEAKESVAIIGQSGCGKTTLLKLLAGLMEPTDGVILIDGEPIKRFGLTKYRSMIGVVMQDDQLFAGSIADNICFFADQYDFDRIKECASLAAVHDDIAEMPMGYHTLIGDMGTVLSGGQKQRVLIARALYHKPWFLLLDEATSHLDLGKENSVNTSVKSADITRLIVAHRPETIKSADRAIELSDGKIVRDFALVSDRGVSI, encoded by the coding sequence ATGAACATCCTCGAGGGGGTCAGTTTCGGGGTCGGACGACGCCTGCCTATGGTCCTTCAGACCGAAGCGGCCGAATGCGGCGTCGCCTGTCTGACGATGCTCGCAGGGTATTTTGGACACCACGCGGACCTTTCAGACCTGCGGCGTCGTTTCGGGCTGTCGCTCAAGGGCGCGACGCTGACCGACATCATTCGTGTGGCGGATCAGATCGAGATGGCCACACGCTCCGTCCGGCTTGAGATGGACGAACTTCACCTGTTGAAGCTGCCCTGCCTGGTGCACTGGGACCTCAACCATTTCGTGGTTCTGAAGAGCGTTGGCCGAAAGCAGCTCGTGGTCCATGATCCGGCCGTCGGCATTCGCTACATTTCGCGCGACGAGTTCTCGAAGCACTTTACCGGCGTCGCAGTGGAAGTGACGCCCACCGGCAAGTTCGCGTCAAACGCACCGGCGCCGCGAGTGAGAATCCGGGATATGCTCGGGCGCCTCGTCGGATTCAAACGGTCGCTTCTGCAGCTTCTGATCCTGGCCTTCGCCATCGAGATGTTCGCGATCCTAAGCCCCTTGTTCATGCAATGGGTGGTCGATCAGGCCATCGTGTCCGCTGACTTTGACCTCCTGAACGTCCTGGTCTTCGGGTTCCTGATGGTGATGCTGATCCGGATATCCATTCAGGCCATGCGGGGATGGATGCTCATGGTGCTTGGCGCTTCTCTCAAGGTTCAGGCGCGCACCAACCTTTTTTCGCACCTGATCAACCTGCCCGCACCGTTCTTCGAGGCGCGGCATCTGGGCGACGTCATGTCCCGGTTCGAGTCGCAGGACAGCATCCTTCAGGCACTTACCACGGAGCTGATTGAGAGCCTTCTCGACGGTATCATGGTTGTTTTCACCTTGGTGATCATGATCCTGTACGCCCCGCTTCTGGCCGGGATCGTCGTCATTGGCGCGTTCCTCTATCTTCTGCTGCGATGGGCCTCTTACACTCCGCTGCGCCAGGCGTCCGCGGAAGCCATCGTGTGGTCTGCGAAGCGAGACAGCCACTTTCTTGAGAGCCTGCGCGGGATCAAGACCATCAAGCTGTTCAATTCGCAGGATCGCCGGCGCTCTCATTGGCTCTATCTGCTCGTCGAGTCGGTAAACCGGCAGCTGACGACGCAGAAGCTCAGGTTGTTCTTCAGAACTTCGAGATCGCTGCTGATTGGCACTCTCGCGATCATTGTCATCTGGCTGGGCGCATTGCGCGTGATGGAAAACGAGATGTCCGTTGGCATGTTGCTGGCATTCATCTCGTACAAGGATCAGTTCCTGTCGAGAACTGGCGCGCTGATCGACCGGCTCGTCGATCTGACCATGCTCAAGCTGCATGCGGAGCGTTTGGCCGACATTGCCTTGACCGATCGAGAACCAGAAGACGAGCAACCTGGAGGCGTCCGGCCCATCAGCGCTCCAGTCAGCGTAGAAGTGAAGGGCCTCCGGTTCCGCTACAGCGAAAATGATCCGTTCGTCCTTGACGGGATTGATTTCAAGATCGAAGCAAAGGAATCCGTTGCGATCATCGGGCAGTCGGGTTGCGGCAAGACGACCCTCCTGAAGCTCTTGGCCGGGCTTATGGAACCCACCGACGGCGTGATCCTGATCGACGGTGAACCGATAAAGCGCTTCGGCTTGACAAAGTACCGCAGCATGATCGGCGTGGTCATGCAGGACGATCAACTCTTCGCCGGATCGATTGCGGACAACATTTGCTTCTTCGCAGATCAGTACGACTTCGATCGGATCAAGGAATGTGCCAGTCTTGCCGCCGTCCATGACGATATCGCAGAGATGCCGATGGGCTATCACACATTGATCGGCGACATGGGCACAGTCCTGTCAGGCGGACAGAAGCAGCGGGTTCTGATCGCCCGCGCGCTTTACCACAAGCCGTGGTTCCTGCTTCTGGACGAAGCCACCAGCCACCTCGATCTTGGCAAGGAAAACAGCGTGAACACGTCCGTCAAGTCGGCCGACATTACCCGTCTGATCGTTGCCCACAGACCCGAAACCATAAAGTCCGCCGACCGGGCCATTGAACTCTCAGACGGCAAAATCGTGAGGGATTTCGCGTTGGTATCCGACAGAGGTGTGAGTATTTGA